The genomic interval AGGGCACTATTTGCCAGAAGGCCGTGCTTGTGGCAACTAAAGGCTGGATTTGTGGATTAAAACCATGGAGCAGGGGCCAAACAGGCGATGCTGACCCGTTGAGAGGGCTCTCTTTCACTGGCCCAGTGCCAGGCTGGGCTGATATTCCCATCAATCATTAAGCTGTTGCCCCGGATTACCTGCTCACGAATCCCGGCTTTAAAAGCCGCTTCACGCAGTGTCCAGAGCAAGTAAAAACGCTCTTGGGATTCTTCCGGGACGGCGCTGACCCAGCTGGCTTCATCCTGATGCAGTGCAAATTCAGCCAGCTTGGCGATATTGGCCTTGGGGCGGCAGCTTTCTATATCCAGCCCGATTCGTTGGGGGTTCACCGTTACTCCCAGGCTG from Iodobacter fluviatilis carries:
- a CDS encoding 4'-phosphopantetheinyl transferase family protein — protein: MLYAEVLLTRITQNPYLSSDLLSASSKAKLAAIQSPTRAQQFILGRLLLAQAASQFLGIEYMAGDIEEGEFFPYLSRATHLHASISHSGDSLGVTVNPQRIGLDIESCRPKANIAKLAEFALHQDEASWVSAVPEESQERFYLLWTLREAAFKAGIREQVIRGNSLMIDGNISPAWHWASEREPSQRVSIACLAPAPWF